In Pleurocapsa sp. PCC 7319, the following are encoded in one genomic region:
- the egtD gene encoding L-histidine N(alpha)-methyltransferase: MSTFSQSPKNNANNLEARLQIDYLLDNKTIEIEDRQEVINGLQRIPKTLPARYFYDSKGSQLFEQICQLPEYYPTRTEAGILEQYAVEIVNQTKAEELIELGSGSSSKTRILLDAYQRLNRILYYTPVDVSDSILKASAYNLLADYENLKIDGKVATYSQALQQLQNSFLGTRMIIFLGSSIGNFDNSECDRLIEQVTAALNPGDYFLLGIDLQKPLEILNAAYNDAQGVTAAFNLNMLQHLNHRFQGNFDLSLFKHQAIYNQIDNQIEMYLISQQTQSVTLEKLNLTIDLAEGEAILTEISRKFNLEQMGSYLGDRHLKLIQSYTDPQQWFGLLLCQKSN, from the coding sequence ATGTCAACTTTTTCCCAGTCACCTAAGAATAACGCCAATAATCTTGAAGCAAGATTACAAATTGATTATTTATTAGATAATAAAACGATAGAAATAGAGGATAGGCAAGAAGTAATTAACGGTTTACAGCGAATACCAAAAACACTTCCTGCACGTTATTTTTATGATAGTAAAGGTTCCCAGCTATTTGAGCAAATTTGTCAGTTGCCAGAATATTATCCTACTCGTACTGAGGCTGGTATTTTAGAACAATATGCTGTCGAAATTGTAAATCAGACTAAGGCAGAAGAACTGATTGAATTGGGCAGTGGAAGTTCAAGTAAAACCCGCATTTTGTTAGATGCCTACCAACGTTTAAATAGGATTTTATATTATACTCCTGTTGATGTTAGTGACAGTATTTTAAAAGCAAGTGCTTACAATTTACTAGCTGATTATGAAAATTTAAAAATAGATGGAAAAGTTGCTACTTATAGTCAAGCACTGCAACAGTTGCAGAATTCGTTTCTTGGCACAAGAATGATTATTTTTTTAGGTAGTAGTATTGGTAATTTTGATAACTCAGAATGCGATCGCCTGATTGAGCAAGTTACCGCAGCTTTAAATCCTGGAGATTATTTTCTACTAGGTATTGATCTCCAAAAACCTTTGGAAATACTAAATGCAGCTTATAACGATGCCCAAGGGGTGACTGCTGCTTTTAATCTTAATATGTTGCAACATCTTAATCATCGTTTTCAAGGAAACTTTGATTTGTCATTATTTAAACATCAGGCTATTTATAACCAAATTGACAATCAAATTGAAATGTATTTGATCAGTCAGCAAACTCAATCTGTGACCTTAGAAAAACTTAATTTAACTATCGATTTAGCTGAAGGAGAGGCTATTTTAACTGAGATTTCTCGTAAATTTAATCTGGAGCAAATGGGGTCATATTTAGGCGATCGCCATTTAAAGCTAATTCAATCCTATACCGACCCTCAACAATGGTTTGGTTTATTGTTATGCCAAAAATCTAATTAA
- a CDS encoding OmpA family protein — translation MKAPSWASQTEWQGREGNRLEQLTDLINKIIMPTHKNREILVLGTTFVVTGSLLLGGAWLAHKLGILDNQTTLGDRTSTTNPQSKTTLNTLGDTFSGYSTLRSSAFQGSLLERGIELKYADEFDQKARTSALNQGKADLIVTSLDQYLIHQPKGTIVALLDRTVGADAVVLNSQYYPQLKSLIDLEKLIQEQAGKGKRLKIVYAGDTPSEFLATVLDTKFDNFNLADLDIVKVEDASVAWSQMQKDKEIALAVLWEPYVTEAKQQGNTVVISSSDAPKTIVDVAVARDRILQTHPEVVKHFVEAYYRRLDSSLQDKGLLVRQIATDGNLNISEAQTIKDGIKFFTSVEAQDWMNNGTLEKRIKAISGILTLSGRINNIPDNPQALYDSQYLAPIAEQTATIIDSIAADNPELASLLKGKSDSSTKQISSSQVQQAAPIGNLKVRGEVQFQTGSAQLTASGKQTLDQLVAEIDEFSAANIAVKVQGHTSRTGSAALNKTLSQQRAQVVQNYLKSKSLPHNFVSEGLGSSQPLPGVSPESSLNQRTVIRLVRIRS, via the coding sequence TTGAAAGCTCCAAGCTGGGCAAGCCAAACTGAATGGCAAGGGCGCGAAGGAAATCGGTTGGAGCAACTAACTGATTTAATTAACAAAATAATCATGCCCACACACAAAAACCGAGAAATCCTCGTCTTAGGTACAACCTTTGTAGTTACAGGTTCTCTTCTCCTCGGAGGAGCATGGCTTGCCCATAAATTAGGAATTCTTGACAATCAAACAACTTTAGGCGATCGCACATCTACAACCAATCCCCAATCTAAAACAACTTTAAACACTTTAGGTGATACATTTAGCGGTTATTCAACTTTACGAAGTAGTGCTTTTCAGGGTTCTCTACTAGAACGAGGAATTGAACTAAAGTATGCTGATGAATTCGATCAAAAAGCACGAACATCAGCTCTTAATCAAGGAAAAGCCGATCTAATTGTTACCTCCTTAGATCAATATTTAATCCATCAACCTAAGGGGACAATTGTTGCCCTACTTGATCGCACTGTCGGTGCTGATGCTGTAGTTCTCAATAGTCAATATTACCCGCAACTAAAGTCTCTAATCGATTTAGAAAAGTTAATCCAAGAACAAGCTGGCAAAGGAAAAAGGCTAAAAATAGTCTATGCTGGCGATACTCCCAGTGAATTTTTAGCAACCGTTTTAGATACCAAATTTGATAACTTTAATCTTGCTGATTTAGACATTGTTAAAGTCGAAGATGCCAGTGTTGCTTGGTCACAAATGCAGAAGGATAAAGAGATCGCCTTAGCGGTATTATGGGAACCCTATGTCACAGAAGCTAAACAACAAGGAAATACCGTAGTAATTAGCAGCAGTGACGCTCCTAAAACAATTGTTGACGTAGCAGTTGCGCGCGATCGCATACTACAAACTCATCCAGAGGTAGTTAAACATTTTGTCGAAGCATATTATCGGCGACTGGATAGCTCCTTACAAGATAAAGGACTGCTAGTAAGGCAAATTGCTACTGATGGCAATTTAAACATCTCCGAAGCTCAAACCATTAAAGATGGCATTAAGTTTTTTACCTCAGTCGAAGCTCAAGACTGGATGAATAATGGAACCCTTGAAAAGAGAATTAAGGCGATCTCCGGAATTCTTACCCTATCGGGACGTATTAACAACATCCCTGATAATCCCCAAGCTTTATATGATTCTCAGTATCTTGCCCCCATAGCTGAACAAACAGCAACTATCATTGATTCAATTGCAGCAGATAACCCCGAACTAGCCTCCCTGCTCAAGGGAAAATCAGATAGTTCCACAAAACAAATTTCTTCTTCCCAAGTTCAACAAGCCGCCCCAATCGGTAATCTAAAAGTTCGTGGAGAGGTTCAATTCCAAACTGGTTCAGCACAGTTGACTGCTTCAGGCAAACAGACCCTAGATCAATTGGTTGCTGAAATTGATGAATTTAGTGCTGCCAATATTGCTGTTAAAGTTCAAGGTCATACCAGCCGTACTGGTAGTGCTGCCCTAAATAAAACCCTTTCCCAGCAAAGAGCTCAAGTGGTTCAGAATTATCTAAAAAGTAAAAGCCTTCCCCATAATTTTGTCTCTGAAGGATTGGGTTCTTCCCAACCTTTACCAGGAGTCAGCCCTGAATCTTCTCTCAATCAACGGACTGTAATTCGCTTGGTTCGCATTCGTTCGTAG
- a CDS encoding Tab2/Atab2 family RNA-binding protein: MHIWQADFYHLPSQSEDQQRQWELIICESPTLASDNHPEKLVYTAQCSSANANPQWLEQQILSVAKGQLPDKIQIFRPQSLGLLTVVAEKLGIEVEATRNTEVLKQVLTEKYNQQFPNHNPLALDQPPPQALPENIWGDQWQIANIAAGQIVDLFRDRPIPICHLPESFLPLNLGIAHNIMIPGIVVYGGRKTMQIARWIEQENPAYINYIPTEVGKSGGFILETGLVDRWVFNTFESEQATRVAQDYEQKKQVAKGLHFLLIQPDDSGMTYTAFWLLKA, translated from the coding sequence ATGCATATATGGCAAGCTGATTTTTATCATCTTCCCTCTCAATCAGAAGACCAACAGAGACAATGGGAATTGATTATTTGTGAGTCTCCTACCTTGGCATCAGACAATCACCCAGAAAAACTAGTTTATACAGCACAATGTTCTTCAGCAAATGCCAATCCCCAATGGTTAGAACAACAAATATTGTCAGTAGCAAAAGGACAATTACCCGACAAAATTCAAATTTTTCGTCCTCAATCACTGGGCTTATTAACTGTTGTCGCCGAAAAGTTAGGTATTGAAGTTGAAGCTACCAGAAATACCGAAGTTTTAAAACAAGTATTAACTGAGAAATATAACCAACAGTTTCCTAACCATAATCCCCTCGCCTTAGATCAGCCACCACCACAGGCTTTACCTGAGAATATTTGGGGAGATCAATGGCAAATTGCCAATATAGCTGCGGGACAAATTGTTGATTTGTTTCGCGATCGCCCGATTCCTATTTGTCATTTACCTGAATCATTTTTGCCCCTTAATTTAGGTATCGCTCATAATATTATGATTCCGGGCATAGTAGTTTATGGTGGTCGTAAAACAATGCAGATTGCTCGTTGGATTGAGCAAGAGAACCCGGCATATATTAACTATATTCCTACTGAAGTCGGAAAATCTGGAGGCTTTATTTTAGAAACTGGCTTAGTAGATCGTTGGGTATTTAATACCTTTGAATCAGAACAAGCTACTAGAGTAGCTCAAGATTATGAACAGAAAAAACAAGTAGCCAAGGGATTACATTTTTTGTTAATTCAACCAGATGATTCTGGAATGACCTACACAGCTTTTTGGTTATTAAAAGCTTAA
- a CDS encoding 2-succinylbenzoate--CoA ligase — protein MKPDLLTQLKKSTQRNWLENYDEQVDKSNLLIQNNSSQELYKLTQTRLKQIQSLTTKHQRKLKVVIVESHPIKFLATFLAAVIADIDLFLCDRHWQQQEWQQVLSLVSPDLVFADRVTKDLIIKTKASVNSLASQKYDLPEQSCIMIPTGGTSGKIRFTMHTWSTLTASVTGFQNYFGCHTINSCCILPLYHVSGLMQFMRSFSTQGNLIICPYKVIKTEPITLHKQEYFISLVPTQLQFLLKTIPEWLKQFKTVLLGGAPASRSLLELARRSQIPLAPTYGMTETASGVVTLKPNEFLAGNNSSGQILPHARVEIQSGTNSFPDNKTGLIRISSTSLCLGYYPRLLNQSQSLVTDDLGYLDENGYLYLVGRDSQKIITGGENVFPTEVEAAIWSTQLIRDVCVIGLPDRQWGQVVTAIYVPLNSEHDLDLIKQKIQLQLAKYKQPKKWIKVNSLPRNDRGKINYQLVKAIAVISPVKRDKP, from the coding sequence ATGAAACCTGATTTATTAACGCAATTAAAAAAATCTACTCAAAGAAACTGGTTAGAAAACTATGACGAACAAGTAGATAAGAGCAATCTACTGATTCAAAATAATAGTAGTCAAGAGTTATATAAGCTAACTCAAACTAGATTAAAGCAGATACAATCATTAACGACTAAGCATCAAAGAAAGTTAAAAGTTGTAATTGTTGAATCACATCCAATTAAATTTTTAGCGACTTTTTTAGCAGCAGTAATAGCGGATATAGATTTATTTCTCTGCGATCGCCATTGGCAACAGCAGGAATGGCAACAAGTATTAAGTTTAGTCTCACCTGATTTAGTATTTGCTGATCGAGTAACCAAAGATTTAATTATCAAAACAAAAGCATCAGTTAATAGTTTAGCCAGCCAAAAATATGATTTACCCGAGCAATCTTGTATTATGATTCCCACTGGAGGAACTTCAGGTAAAATTCGATTTACCATGCATACTTGGTCAACTTTAACTGCCTCTGTAACTGGGTTTCAGAATTATTTTGGTTGTCACACAATTAATTCTTGCTGCATCTTACCTCTCTATCATGTCAGTGGTTTAATGCAGTTTATGCGTTCATTTTCAACTCAAGGCAATTTAATTATCTGCCCCTATAAAGTGATTAAAACTGAACCAATTACTTTACATAAACAAGAATATTTTATTTCTTTAGTTCCTACTCAACTGCAATTTCTACTGAAAACTATCCCTGAATGGCTAAAGCAATTTAAAACAGTTTTGCTGGGTGGCGCGCCAGCATCGCGATCGCTATTAGAACTCGCTAGAAGATCTCAAATTCCTCTCGCGCCGACTTATGGAATGACGGAAACTGCTTCTGGGGTAGTGACACTTAAACCCAACGAATTTTTAGCAGGTAATAACAGTAGTGGTCAAATTTTACCTCACGCCCGAGTTGAAATTCAGTCTGGAACCAACTCCTTTCCAGATAACAAGACAGGTTTAATTAGAATTAGTTCGACCTCTCTTTGCCTGGGATATTATCCCCGGCTATTAAATCAATCTCAATCTTTGGTGACTGATGATTTGGGTTATTTAGACGAAAATGGCTATTTATATCTGGTAGGTAGAGATAGCCAGAAAATTATTACAGGAGGCGAAAATGTTTTTCCCACAGAAGTCGAAGCTGCTATTTGGTCAACCCAACTAATTAGAGATGTTTGTGTAATTGGTTTACCCGATCGACAATGGGGACAGGTAGTTACAGCTATCTATGTTCCACTGAACTCAGAGCATGATTTAGATCTAATCAAGCAAAAAATACAGTTGCAATTAGCTAAATATAAGCAACCCAAAAAATGGATTAAGGTAAACAGTCTACCACGCAATGATCGAGGCAAAATAAATTACCAACTAGTTAAAGCGATCGCAGTAATCAGCCCCGTCAAGCGCGATAAGCCCTAA
- a CDS encoding site-specific DNA-methyltransferase, translated as MATGITKHEQLSEDAISASDFYEEPIPLPKKNEIATLTYSGKSSLDEIFCDVPRKFLRIESSLNTKLETIPTNSFVLDDNIFVLNELIRLNKKTTLFYLDPPYGTGHDFQCRKLKHAYKDNMGQAEYLEFMRRRLILMRECLKDNGSIYVHIGHQMLAHLKVVMDEIFGGNNFRNLITRRKCSSKNFTRNQYANLNDYILFYTKTSSYVWNQPGVVPEKEWIEKEYPKKDEFGRRFKLVPVHAPGTRNGETGKAWRGKLPPPGKHWQYTPSKLDELDREGDIHWSRNGNPRRKVYWNSDKKRPLTDYWEQYRDAHHQSIKITGYPTEKNFEMLKMIVSASSDPGDLVIDPFCGSGTTIHAARELGRKYIGIDASFSAAKATLHRMRYGLKPMGDYVNKKKKSKATQLPLEYSNHNNEECLFIVDSKLWEEYQNEIEKITFSP; from the coding sequence ATGGCTACAGGCATTACAAAACATGAGCAGCTTTCAGAAGATGCGATCTCAGCATCAGATTTTTATGAGGAGCCAATTCCACTTCCGAAAAAAAACGAAATAGCTACACTAACCTATTCAGGAAAATCTTCTTTAGATGAGATTTTTTGTGATGTTCCACGTAAATTTTTAAGAATTGAATCGTCCTTAAATACAAAGCTTGAGACTATTCCCACAAATTCGTTTGTTTTAGATGATAATATTTTTGTTCTTAATGAGCTAATAAGACTTAATAAAAAAACTACGCTTTTCTATCTCGATCCTCCATATGGAACTGGTCATGATTTCCAATGTAGAAAGTTAAAGCACGCATACAAAGATAATATGGGGCAAGCTGAATATCTTGAATTCATGCGACGACGTTTAATTCTTATGCGCGAATGTTTGAAAGACAATGGCTCAATATATGTCCACATTGGTCATCAAATGCTAGCTCATTTAAAAGTCGTGATGGATGAAATATTTGGAGGTAATAATTTCCGTAATCTAATCACAAGAAGAAAGTGTAGTAGTAAAAACTTTACTCGTAATCAGTATGCAAATCTCAATGACTATATTCTTTTCTATACAAAAACGAGTTCCTATGTGTGGAATCAGCCAGGAGTAGTGCCAGAAAAAGAATGGATTGAAAAAGAATATCCAAAAAAAGATGAATTTGGAAGAAGGTTTAAGCTTGTGCCAGTACATGCACCAGGAACTCGCAATGGTGAAACTGGTAAAGCATGGCGTGGAAAGCTGCCCCCCCCAGGAAAACATTGGCAATATACACCATCTAAACTAGATGAATTAGATCGAGAAGGAGATATTCATTGGTCTCGTAATGGAAATCCTCGACGTAAAGTGTACTGGAATTCTGACAAAAAAAGACCCCTAACTGACTATTGGGAGCAATACCGTGATGCACATCATCAGAGTATTAAAATTACAGGTTATCCAACAGAAAAAAATTTTGAAATGCTCAAAATGATAGTTAGTGCTAGTTCCGATCCAGGAGATTTAGTTATCGATCCTTTCTGTGGTTCAGGTACAACAATACACGCAGCTAGGGAACTTGGACGAAAGTATATTGGAATTGATGCTTCATTTAGTGCTGCAAAAGCCACCTTACATCGTATGAGGTATGGTCTTAAACCTATGGGAGACTATGTAAATAAAAAGAAAAAATCTAAGGCTACGCAGTTACCTCTTGAGTATTCTAATCACAATAATGAAGAATGTCTTTTTATAGTTGATAGTAAACTTTGGGAAGAATATCAAAATGAAATTGAAAAAATTACGTTCTCGCCATGA
- a CDS encoding S-(hydroxymethyl)glutathione dehydrogenase/class III alcohol dehydrogenase, which yields MDVKAAVAFGSGKPLSIETVQLEAPNKGEVLVEIKATGVCHTDAYTLSGADPEGLFPTILGHEGAGIVTEVGEGVTSVKPGDKVIPLYTPECRQCKYCLSQKTNLCQAIRATQGKGLMPNGTSRFSLNGEQLYHYMGTSTFANYTVLPEIAVAKIRDDAPLDKVCLIGCGVTTGLGAVINTAKVEPGANVVVFGLGGIGLNVIQGAKMVGASKIVGVDINPDKRQLAEHYGMTDFVNPKEIDGDLVAYLVELTDGGADYSFECIGNVQVMRQALECCHKGWGVSTVIGVAGAGEEISTRPFQLVTGRVWQGSAFGGARGRTDVPKIVDWYMEGKINIDDLVTHTMPLEQINDAFDLMHKGESIRSVVTF from the coding sequence ATGGATGTTAAAGCAGCAGTAGCTTTTGGCTCAGGTAAACCTCTTAGTATCGAAACAGTGCAATTAGAAGCACCGAACAAAGGGGAAGTTTTAGTAGAAATCAAAGCTACAGGAGTTTGCCATACTGATGCTTACACTCTTTCAGGTGCGGACCCCGAGGGTTTATTTCCTACTATTCTAGGACACGAGGGAGCAGGAATTGTTACCGAGGTAGGAGAAGGAGTTACTAGTGTTAAACCAGGAGATAAAGTTATTCCTCTCTATACCCCTGAATGTAGGCAATGTAAGTACTGTTTAAGCCAAAAAACTAATCTCTGTCAGGCAATTCGAGCTACCCAAGGAAAAGGACTGATGCCCAATGGTACAAGTCGTTTCTCCCTCAATGGAGAGCAGCTTTATCACTATATGGGAACATCCACTTTCGCCAACTATACGGTATTACCAGAAATTGCTGTAGCCAAGATTCGTGATGATGCTCCTTTAGATAAAGTATGTTTGATTGGATGCGGGGTAACTACCGGCTTAGGTGCGGTAATTAATACAGCTAAGGTTGAGCCAGGAGCCAATGTAGTCGTATTTGGTTTGGGTGGTATCGGCTTGAACGTGATCCAAGGAGCAAAAATGGTTGGTGCTAGTAAAATTGTCGGTGTAGATATTAACCCCGATAAACGTCAACTAGCAGAGCATTATGGGATGACGGATTTCGTCAACCCAAAAGAGATTGATGGAGATTTAGTTGCCTATTTAGTGGAATTAACTGATGGTGGTGCTGACTATAGCTTTGAATGTATTGGAAATGTGCAGGTGATGCGACAAGCTCTAGAATGTTGTCACAAAGGTTGGGGTGTAAGTACAGTAATCGGGGTCGCTGGCGCAGGAGAAGAAATTAGTACTCGTCCATTTCAACTAGTTACAGGAAGAGTCTGGCAAGGGAGTGCTTTTGGTGGTGCCAGAGGTCGTACAGATGTACCTAAAATTGTTGATTGGTATATGGAAGGAAAAATTAATATTGATGATTTAGTTACCCATACAATGCCCTTAGAGCAAATTAATGATGCTTTTGATTTAATGCATAAAGGCGAGTCTATTAGGAGTGTAGTGACCTTTTAG